One Arcobacter arenosus DNA window includes the following coding sequences:
- a CDS encoding YraN family protein, with translation MSRHKGDIAEKKACDYLKSQGFIIIEQNFYAKKLGEIDIICKKEKVYHFIEVKSADDYEIAINNVTPSKLSKLKRSVDYYLQKKSLDTDFCIDVIIVVKEKIELLENITF, from the coding sequence TTGAGTCGGCATAAGGGTGATATTGCTGAAAAAAAAGCTTGCGATTATTTAAAATCGCAAGGCTTTATTATTATTGAACAAAATTTCTATGCTAAAAAGCTAGGAGAGATAGATATCATTTGCAAAAAAGAAAAGGTATATCACTTTATTGAGGTAAAATCAGCAGATGATTATGAAATTGCTATAAACAATGTTACACCTTCTAAACTTTCAAAGTTAAAAAGAAGTGTTGATTATTATTTACAAAAAAAATCTTTAGATACTGATTTTTGTATTGATGTTATAATTGTAGTAAAAGAGAAAATAGAACTTTTAGAGAATATTACCTTTTAA
- a CDS encoding chloride channel protein, translated as MDNNKKVTTHITEQTVMFASITKWILLSSLIGGIIGAIVAGFLKILEYFENQRGELPFEYYYTLPFALVLTVVIVKKFAPSAEGHGTEKVIEAVHKNQGKMNIAVVPIKLMATVITIFSGGSVGKEGPGAQIGAASASFIATMFKFSKRDRKKMVICGISAGFASVFGTPLAGAIFGVEILIVGALMYDILLPSIVAGFSAFFVAKMFGISYTYFDIAYYVSFDFDYVLIAKVILAGVFFGLVSDFIITTLRYIHNLAKSINLHYIIKAFLGGVLIVILALIFGDEYLGLGFETIKDSISASSMDHESVPWYAFILKTLFTALTLGFGGSGGVITPIFYMGATSGNFFGSLVDSYIPLFAALGFVSVLAGTTSAPIAAMIMAVELFGINVAHYAALSIIIAFLMTGHRSVFPSQILSVKKSDALNVNLGEEIEHTEASYTTRFFINVKRIIRILYIKSKRSSIRKKRRRDSDSKL; from the coding sequence ATGGATAATAATAAAAAAGTAACAACTCACATTACAGAACAAACTGTAATGTTCGCATCAATCACAAAATGGATTTTACTATCTTCCCTTATTGGAGGCATCATTGGAGCGATTGTTGCTGGGTTTTTAAAAATTCTAGAATACTTTGAAAATCAAAGGGGTGAATTACCTTTTGAGTATTATTATACTTTACCTTTTGCTTTAGTTTTAACAGTGGTAATTGTAAAAAAATTTGCGCCAAGTGCTGAGGGACATGGGACTGAAAAAGTTATTGAAGCAGTTCATAAAAATCAAGGAAAAATGAATATTGCTGTTGTGCCTATTAAACTAATGGCAACAGTTATTACAATATTTTCTGGTGGTTCAGTTGGTAAAGAGGGACCTGGAGCACAAATTGGTGCTGCTTCTGCTTCATTTATTGCAACGATGTTTAAATTCTCTAAAAGAGATAGAAAAAAAATGGTTATTTGTGGTATTAGTGCAGGTTTTGCATCTGTATTTGGAACACCTTTAGCTGGAGCTATTTTTGGGGTTGAAATTCTTATTGTTGGTGCTTTAATGTATGATATTTTGTTACCTTCAATAGTTGCTGGATTTTCTGCTTTTTTTGTGGCTAAAATGTTTGGAATAAGTTATACTTACTTTGATATTGCCTATTATGTAAGCTTTGATTTTGATTATGTTTTAATAGCAAAAGTTATCTTAGCAGGTGTATTTTTTGGGTTAGTTTCTGATTTTATTATTACAACTTTAAGATATATTCATAATCTTGCAAAATCGATTAATCTACATTATATTATAAAAGCTTTTTTAGGTGGAGTATTAATTGTAATTCTTGCTTTAATTTTTGGAGATGAATATCTAGGTTTAGGTTTTGAAACTATAAAAGATTCTATTTCCGCAAGCTCAATGGACCATGAAAGTGTTCCTTGGTATGCTTTTATTTTAAAAACTTTATTTACTGCTTTAACATTAGGTTTTGGTGGAAGTGGAGGGGTTATTACTCCAATTTTTTATATGGGTGCTACAAGTGGTAATTTCTTTGGAAGTTTAGTTGATAGTTATATCCCTTTATTTGCTGCTTTAGGATTTGTTAGTGTATTAGCAGGAACAACAAGTGCACCAATTGCTGCTATGATTATGGCTGTTGAGTTATTTGGTATTAATGTAGCTCACTATGCAGCTTTATCAATTATTATTGCTTTTTTAATGACAGGTCATAGAAGTGTTTTCCCTTCACAAATCTTATCTGTTAAAAAAAGTGATGCTTTAAATGTAAATTTAGGTGAAGAGATTGAACATACAGAAGCTTCTTATACAACTAGATTTTTTATAAATGTAAAAAGAATAATTAGAATTTTATATATAAAATCAAAAAGGTCTTCTATAAGGAAAAAAAGAAGAAGAGATAGTGACTCTAAACTTTAA
- a CDS encoding DUF502 domain-containing protein has product MLEKIKEFFAHGKDHIITVILKGLFWLAPIAAITMIVLWLYENVNQLTGQLFHLVGFEPNNYPILWTFIGLASLGFLAYVLGVFVETGMMDFIQKLYSKIPGYETIKELINIFNTSKSGEKKVLVVLIRGFSKNEYNVGLMYSTKESIVKDHYTVVLSMTPIPNGGYMFETHKDNIWVIEEATFDSNLQYLLSMGVKSLPEILKVEPKCIEEYKTLGEHLECK; this is encoded by the coding sequence ATGCTTGAAAAAATAAAAGAGTTTTTTGCCCATGGTAAAGATCATATAATAACTGTTATTTTAAAAGGTTTATTTTGGCTTGCTCCTATTGCTGCAATTACAATGATTGTTTTATGGCTTTATGAAAATGTAAATCAATTAACTGGACAGCTTTTTCATTTAGTTGGTTTTGAACCAAATAATTATCCAATATTATGGACATTTATAGGTTTAGCTTCATTGGGTTTTTTAGCATATGTATTAGGTGTTTTTGTAGAAACTGGTATGATGGATTTTATCCAAAAACTTTATTCAAAAATCCCTGGGTATGAGACTATTAAAGAGCTTATAAATATTTTTAATACTTCAAAATCTGGAGAGAAAAAGGTTTTAGTTGTTTTAATTCGTGGTTTTTCAAAAAATGAATACAATGTTGGACTTATGTATTCTACAAAAGAATCTATTGTAAAAGACCACTACACAGTTGTTTTATCAATGACTCCCATTCCAAATGGTGGATATATGTTTGAAACACACAAGGACAATATTTGGGTTATAGAAGAGGCGACTTTTGATTCAAATTTACAATATCTTTTATCTATGGGAGTAAAATCATTACCTGAGATTTTAAAAGTTGAACCTAAGTGTATTGAAGAGTATAAAACACTAGGGGAACATTTAGAGTGTAAATAA
- a CDS encoding diacylglycerol kinase — protein MRNQPRYHFIKNTTYALKGLKDIIKTENSFKIELIFFIIALVLLFYIDTTLTNKIILFSTISLVLLTEAINSAIERAIDLVTLEHAVLAGKAKDAGSAAVFISIIIALVSWSLILLDSFHLI, from the coding sequence ATGAGAAATCAACCTAGGTATCATTTTATAAAAAATACTACTTATGCTTTAAAAGGTTTAAAAGATATTATAAAAACAGAAAATTCTTTTAAAATAGAATTAATATTTTTTATTATTGCTCTTGTTTTGTTATTTTACATAGATACTACACTTACAAATAAAATTATACTTTTTTCAACAATTTCACTTGTGCTTTTAACAGAAGCTATAAACTCTGCCATTGAAAGGGCGATAGATTTAGTAACCTTAGAACATGCAGTTTTAGCAGGCAAAGCTAAAGATGCAGGAAGTGCAGCAGTTTTTATTTCAATAATAATAGCCTTAGTCTCATGGAGTTTAATCTTATTAGATAGTTTCCATTTAATATAA
- a CDS encoding cation:proton antiporter has translation METTLLIIFLSLALATVLNLILKKLSISHIIGYILTGAIMAPIFDIGAHNDVLLLIAEFGIVFLMFTIGLEMPIDKLKKMKELLFLNGSLQVGISAIIIFLISKFIFAIDTNSSIIIALAFSLSSTAIVLSYLKQSKDIYTPYGESSTAILVFQDLAVIPILLLISFLSNETLSMSEIVLKTVLSAVIIIVFMFTIGKKASTWLLQFSSNSRLEELFLGSVMSILFGASILAHYLGFTYSLGAFIAGMIIAETKYHIKVESDIVSYKDLLLGTFFFSVGTKIDASFLISNIHYVFLIFIAVMLIKALVIYAIMRRKLNKSDSIKSALALCQVGEFSFAVFALASTDGLLENDTAKFLILVTTLSMILTPFIVNNIYKLASYFVVEFYESDKITPINKKDHIVICGYSMLGRIIAMQLNEKGKPFVIISDNLKHVLLARKNGYMAYFGHIEKLPVLESLKVDEAQSIIVALSNLKEKRLICEAILNFKADSKLIVKIDSLDEKKELRDLNINQFVHSQLETAKLIVDKALDIQN, from the coding sequence ATGGAAACAACACTATTAATAATATTTTTATCCCTTGCTTTAGCAACTGTATTAAATTTAATTTTAAAAAAATTATCAATTTCACATATTATTGGGTATATCTTAACTGGTGCCATAATGGCACCTATATTTGATATAGGGGCTCATAATGATGTACTTTTATTAATTGCAGAATTTGGTATTGTATTTTTAATGTTTACTATTGGATTAGAGATGCCAATTGATAAACTTAAAAAGATGAAAGAGCTTTTATTTCTTAATGGCTCACTTCAAGTTGGTATTAGTGCTATTATAATTTTTCTAATCTCAAAGTTTATATTTGCAATTGATACAAACTCCTCAATTATAATTGCCCTTGCTTTTTCACTTTCATCAACGGCAATTGTTTTAAGTTACTTAAAACAATCAAAGGATATCTATACTCCATATGGAGAAAGTTCAACTGCAATTTTAGTTTTCCAAGATTTGGCAGTAATTCCAATACTTCTTTTAATCTCATTTTTATCAAATGAGACATTAAGTATGAGTGAAATAGTTTTAAAAACAGTTTTATCTGCTGTAATAATTATAGTATTTATGTTTACAATTGGTAAAAAAGCCTCTACATGGTTATTACAATTTTCATCAAATAGTAGACTTGAAGAATTATTTCTTGGTTCGGTAATGTCAATTTTATTTGGAGCATCAATTTTAGCTCATTATTTAGGATTTACCTATTCTTTAGGGGCGTTTATAGCCGGAATGATTATTGCAGAAACAAAATATCACATAAAAGTAGAATCAGATATTGTTTCATATAAAGATTTACTATTGGGAACTTTTTTCTTTTCTGTTGGTACAAAAATTGATGCGAGTTTTTTAATTAGTAATATCCACTATGTATTTTTAATATTTATTGCTGTAATGCTCATAAAAGCCTTGGTAATTTATGCCATTATGAGAAGAAAACTAAATAAAAGTGATTCAATAAAATCTGCTTTAGCTTTGTGTCAAGTTGGTGAATTCTCTTTTGCAGTTTTTGCCTTAGCTAGTACCGATGGATTATTAGAAAATGATACTGCGAAATTTTTGATACTAGTTACAACTTTATCTATGATTTTAACCCCTTTTATTGTTAATAATATCTATAAATTAGCTTCATATTTTGTTGTTGAATTTTATGAATCAGATAAAATCACACCTATTAATAAAAAAGACCATATTGTTATTTGTGGATACTCAATGCTTGGAAGAATTATTGCTATGCAATTAAATGAAAAAGGTAAACCCTTTGTAATAATTTCAGATAATTTAAAGCATGTATTGTTAGCAAGAAAAAATGGTTATATGGCTTATTTTGGACATATTGAGAAATTACCAGTTTTAGAATCACTTAAAGTTGATGAAGCACAATCTATAATAGTAGCTTTATCAAATTTAAAAGAGAAAAGATTAATTTGTGAAGCGATTTTAAACTTTAAAGCAGATTCAAAATTAATTGTAAAAATTGATTCTTTAGATGAAAAAAAAGAATTAAGGGATTTAAACATCAATCAATTTGTTCATTCTCAACTTGAAACTGCAAAATTAATTGTTGATAAAGCTTTAGATATCCAAAATTAA
- a CDS encoding aminotransferase class I/II-fold pyridoxal phosphate-dependent enzyme, with protein sequence MYSKELNSIKKSNRYRKREIYDENLIDLASNDYLGLSTNKELFENAYKKILKEKYSSPKASMLVNGYSKIHKDFEDALKKANNFEDALVVGSGFLANISMIEALVRKGDVLFLDEDYHASGMLASKLLDEKQVVIFKHNDHKNLDEKINSTIVKGRKIIAIEGVYSMGGDLAAKEIFDIAQKQNALLIVDEAHSSGVLGENLLGIFSHYKIKPQKNHIKMGTLGKAYGSYGAYILASNEIIEFLLNRAKAVIYTTAPSLFDIALGHEALNFILKNTDFLKNRINSNLQVINDILGINSDSLIIPIEIADNKKVIEIQTQLKEKGYLVGAIRQPTVKSAIIRLIAKIDISTDELAKVCRLIKELK encoded by the coding sequence TTGTATTCCAAAGAGCTAAATTCAATAAAAAAATCAAACCGCTATAGAAAAAGAGAAATCTATGATGAAAACTTAATTGACCTTGCATCAAATGATTACCTTGGACTATCCACAAATAAAGAGCTTTTTGAAAATGCTTATAAAAAAATTTTAAAAGAAAAATACTCCTCGCCAAAAGCATCCATGCTTGTAAATGGCTACTCGAAAATACATAAAGATTTTGAAGATGCTTTAAAAAAAGCAAATAATTTTGAAGATGCTTTAGTTGTAGGAAGTGGTTTTTTAGCTAATATCTCTATGATTGAAGCACTTGTAAGAAAAGGTGATGTTTTATTCCTTGATGAAGACTACCACGCAAGTGGGATGTTAGCAAGTAAATTACTAGATGAAAAACAAGTTGTTATTTTTAAACATAACGACCATAAAAATTTGGATGAAAAAATCAATTCAACTATAGTAAAGGGTAGAAAAATAATTGCCATTGAAGGTGTTTATTCAATGGGTGGAGATTTGGCTGCTAAAGAGATTTTTGATATTGCCCAAAAACAAAATGCACTTTTAATTGTAGATGAAGCACACTCCTCAGGAGTTTTAGGTGAAAATCTTCTTGGTATTTTTAGCCACTATAAAATTAAACCACAAAAAAATCATATTAAAATGGGTACTTTAGGTAAAGCCTATGGAAGTTATGGTGCATATATTCTAGCTTCAAATGAGATTATTGAATTTTTACTAAATCGTGCAAAGGCAGTGATTTATACAACTGCCCCATCACTATTTGATATTGCTTTAGGGCATGAAGCTTTAAATTTTATTTTAAAAAATACTGATTTTTTAAAAAATAGAATTAATTCCAATTTACAAGTAATAAATGATATTTTAGGTATAAATTCAGATAGTTTAATTATTCCAATTGAAATTGCGGATAATAAAAAAGTTATTGAGATTCAAACCCAATTGAAAGAAAAAGGTTATCTAGTTGGTGCAATCAGGCAACCAACAGTTAAAAGTGCAATTATTAGACTTATTGCAAAAATTGATATTAGTACAGATGAGCTTGCAAAAGTTTGTAGATTAATTAAGGAGTTAAAATGA
- a CDS encoding carbonic anhydrase — translation MPLEKLIEGNAYFVEKKYPHMEEELLNLVKYGQHPEVMFIGCSDSRVTPDLMLNTKPGDMFILRNVGNFVPPFKHDEDFHGSAAAIEFAIAVLKVKHIIVCGHSHCGACKSLYQEIPENGSYVHIKTWLKLGQKAKERTLKNKQFTTEEEMYRVTERNSIRHQLDNLMTYPDVVKLVNTGKLQIHGWYYDIATGIINFYEKETDTFKPLSEFNYEPTK, via the coding sequence ATGCCTTTAGAAAAATTAATTGAAGGAAATGCTTACTTTGTAGAAAAGAAATATCCCCATATGGAAGAAGAACTTTTAAACTTAGTAAAATATGGACAACATCCAGAAGTGATGTTTATTGGTTGTAGTGATAGTAGGGTAACTCCAGACCTAATGTTAAATACAAAACCTGGAGATATGTTTATTTTAAGAAATGTTGGAAATTTTGTTCCACCATTTAAACATGATGAAGATTTTCATGGAAGTGCAGCTGCAATTGAGTTTGCAATTGCAGTTTTAAAAGTAAAACATATTATAGTATGTGGTCATTCACACTGTGGAGCTTGCAAATCTTTATATCAAGAGATACCTGAGAACGGATCGTATGTTCACATAAAAACTTGGTTAAAACTTGGTCAAAAAGCAAAAGAAAGAACCCTAAAAAATAAACAATTCACAACTGAAGAAGAGATGTATAGAGTAACAGAGAGAAACTCTATTAGACATCAACTTGATAATCTAATGACTTATCCAGATGTAGTAAAATTAGTAAATACTGGGAAACTTCAAATCCATGGTTGGTATTATGATATAGCAACAGGTATTATTAATTTTTACGAAAAAGAAACAGATACATTCAAACCATTAAGTGAGTTTAACTATGAGCCAACAAAATAA
- the mqnE gene encoding aminofutalosine synthase MqnE has protein sequence MSILEKLKNKERLSYEDAIKLYDLELFELAEIANEIRLEKHGKKTYFNINRHINPTNICKDVCQFCAYSASRKNPNPYTMSHEQILDIVENSKKNDIKEVHIVSAHNPDTGLEWYLDVFRKIKNKFPDIHVKALTAAEIHFLAQEYNLTYEQIIEKMIESGVDSMPGGGAEIFDEKVRKRICGGKVTSQQWLDIHKLWHKSGHQSNATMLFGHVENREHRIDHMLRLRDLQDETGGFNAFIPLVYQKENNFLKVKDFLTGQEILKTMAISRILLDNIPHIKAYWVTSTIKLALLAQEFGANDLDGTIERESIQSAAGAASKHGMPLSSFVDLIKNTGFDPVERDSVYNEVKAW, from the coding sequence ATGAGTATTTTAGAAAAATTAAAAAATAAAGAAAGATTATCATACGAGGACGCAATAAAGCTTTATGATTTAGAGCTTTTTGAACTAGCAGAAATTGCAAATGAAATTAGATTAGAAAAACATGGTAAAAAAACATATTTTAATATCAATAGACATATAAATCCAACAAATATTTGCAAAGATGTATGTCAATTTTGTGCCTATAGTGCAAGTAGAAAAAACCCAAACCCTTATACAATGAGCCATGAACAAATTTTAGATATTGTTGAAAACTCAAAGAAAAATGATATTAAAGAGGTTCATATTGTTTCAGCACACAATCCTGATACTGGATTAGAGTGGTATCTAGATGTATTTAGAAAAATCAAAAATAAATTCCCTGATATTCATGTGAAGGCATTAACTGCTGCTGAGATTCATTTTTTAGCCCAAGAGTATAATTTAACATATGAACAAATTATTGAAAAAATGATTGAAAGCGGTGTTGATTCAATGCCAGGTGGTGGAGCAGAGATTTTTGATGAAAAGGTGAGAAAAAGAATTTGTGGAGGAAAAGTAACTTCACAGCAATGGCTTGATATTCATAAACTTTGGCATAAAAGTGGACATCAAAGTAATGCAACTATGCTTTTTGGACATGTTGAAAATAGAGAGCATAGAATTGACCACATGTTAAGATTAAGAGATTTACAAGATGAAACAGGAGGATTTAATGCTTTTATTCCACTTGTTTATCAAAAAGAAAATAACTTTTTAAAAGTAAAAGATTTTTTAACTGGTCAAGAGATTTTAAAAACTATGGCTATTTCTAGAATTTTACTTGATAATATTCCACATATTAAAGCTTATTGGGTAACCTCAACAATCAAGCTTGCCCTATTAGCTCAAGAATTTGGTGCAAATGATTTAGATGGTACTATTGAGAGAGAATCAATTCAAAGTGCAGCAGGTGCAGCAAGTAAACATGGTATGCCACTTAGTTCTTTTGTTGATTTAATCAAAAATACTGGATTTGATCCAGTTGAAAGAGATTCAGTTTATAATGAAGTAAAGGCTTGGTAA